A genome region from Deltaproteobacteria bacterium includes the following:
- a CDS encoding tail fiber domain-containing protein, which translates to MIKKNGFSLTGVLIATGIGALIFGFIADMVIYQYKDQKHLSQKLEMTDFANTLIATFAKPGNCTCQFINNATNPNLANFGALHFDSTNVSGTESISVNKLFSGCLGGANPPILLAANNQPLHGSQDLIVDTVKLINLKPSGGGANPNDWQGQWQVIFKVASGSLNKPSPPVMVTQKFTIDPTVPTVALISSCNGISSGTGTTNFLAKWSGITGMLMDSGVYEDPLLKKIGIGTTTPTNQLEIVTEGPPFQTRSTISTYYSGAGPHYGGSFLTREARGTMAAPTAVQTTDQLGYYAFQGYDGTGFFPNTNVTGITSYATENWTPASRGSNLAFLTTANGSSIANINMTIASNGNVGIGTRTPDDTLEVVFGSGRGITATKFGQVGARGGAVQVRGSRGTQAAPSALLANDYLGWVYGEGYSGAGFTSHATPTGMAIETTENWNATNNGSRLSFFTIPNGTANGLERMTVQENGNVGIGTTTPQQKLDVNGTIRFGPGGGMLQSVPVGNFGGKEAVLTVADGLGGANDEIWIGPNTGGYIGHVQINASTIHMNNSNAGGGFILTGDKVGIGTAAPGFKLEVNGTAYAAGAAGALSDSRHKQGILPLSDDVLDQVLKLNPVKFEWINPKDKGMQGTQMGFVAQEVQQLFPSMILTSSNEEKTLGIKYNEMTALFVKAFQQFFQLWMNDVEKKTDDILRFDTALENMRTELEQAKQDNLILKNYICNKDPKAIFCSGH; encoded by the coding sequence ATGATTAAAAAAAATGGTTTTAGTCTTACAGGAGTTCTTATTGCCACCGGTATTGGGGCCCTCATTTTTGGATTTATTGCAGATATGGTTATTTACCAGTATAAAGATCAGAAACATCTTTCACAAAAATTAGAAATGACAGATTTTGCAAATACACTGATAGCTACCTTTGCAAAACCTGGAAACTGTACTTGTCAATTTATCAACAATGCAACAAATCCAAATTTGGCAAATTTTGGAGCCCTTCATTTTGATAGCACCAACGTTTCAGGAACTGAGAGTATCTCGGTGAATAAACTATTTTCTGGATGTTTGGGTGGTGCTAATCCGCCAATTTTACTAGCGGCCAACAATCAACCTCTGCATGGATCGCAAGACCTTATTGTGGACACGGTTAAATTGATCAATCTGAAACCAAGTGGAGGTGGAGCTAATCCTAATGATTGGCAAGGACAATGGCAGGTCATCTTCAAAGTGGCCTCAGGATCGTTAAATAAGCCAAGTCCTCCGGTAATGGTAACTCAAAAATTTACCATTGATCCAACAGTTCCTACGGTGGCATTAATTAGCTCTTGTAATGGAATTTCATCGGGGACAGGAACAACCAATTTTTTAGCTAAATGGAGTGGGATCACAGGAATGCTTATGGATTCAGGAGTGTATGAGGATCCCTTGTTAAAGAAAATAGGGATTGGAACCACCACCCCTACCAATCAGCTTGAAATAGTTACAGAAGGGCCACCCTTTCAAACTCGAAGTACGATCTCTACTTATTATTCTGGCGCAGGTCCACATTATGGGGGGTCCTTTTTGACAAGAGAAGCAAGGGGAACTATGGCTGCCCCAACAGCTGTTCAAACAACAGACCAGCTAGGCTATTATGCTTTTCAAGGTTATGACGGCACTGGTTTTTTCCCGAACACTAATGTCACTGGGATAACATCCTATGCAACTGAAAATTGGACACCCGCCTCACGCGGTAGTAATTTGGCCTTTTTAACAACTGCAAACGGTTCTTCGATAGCAAATATTAACATGACGATCGCTAGCAATGGTAACGTCGGGATTGGAACTAGGACCCCAGATGATACTTTGGAGGTAGTTTTTGGTTCAGGCAGAGGAATCACGGCTACTAAATTTGGTCAAGTTGGTGCGAGGGGAGGCGCTGTCCAAGTGCGAGGATCTCGCGGTACCCAAGCGGCGCCATCAGCCCTATTAGCAAATGATTACCTTGGCTGGGTTTATGGAGAGGGTTATTCCGGTGCTGGGTTCACGTCCCATGCGACGCCTACAGGTATGGCTATAGAAACAACTGAAAATTGGAATGCAACAAACAATGGATCAAGGCTTTCTTTTTTCACGATTCCCAATGGAACAGCAAATGGGCTCGAACGCATGACAGTGCAAGAAAATGGCAACGTCGGTATTGGCACAACCACCCCTCAACAGAAATTGGATGTCAATGGAACCATTCGATTTGGACCTGGAGGCGGAATGCTTCAATCTGTTCCTGTTGGAAATTTTGGCGGAAAGGAAGCTGTATTGACCGTTGCAGATGGACTTGGTGGAGCCAATGATGAAATTTGGATCGGCCCCAATACGGGGGGATACATTGGACATGTCCAAATTAATGCTTCAACCATTCACATGAATAACTCTAATGCTGGCGGCGGTTTTATTTTAACTGGCGATAAGGTTGGAATTGGCACAGCCGCACCAGGCTTTAAACTTGAGGTGAATGGAACGGCTTATGCGGCAGGAGCGGCTGGGGCCTTGTCAGACTCAAGACACAAACAAGGGATATTGCCACTGTCTGACGATGTCCTTGATCAGGTTTTAAAGCTGAATCCCGTAAAATTTGAATGGATTAATCCAAAAGATAAAGGGATGCAGGGCACACAAATGGGCTTTGTGGCTCAAGAGGTGCAGCAACTATTTCCATCAATGATTCTTACAAGTAGCAATGAGGAAAAAACTTTGGGAATAAAATATAACGAAATGACAGCTTTATTTGTAAAGGCCTTTCAACAGTTCTTTCAGTTGTGGATGAATGATGTTGAGAAAAAAACAGATGATATTTTGAGGTTTGATACGGCTCTTGAAAACATGAGGACTGAACTTGAACAGGCAAAACAGGACAATTTGATTTTAAAAAACTATATTTGCAATAAAGATCCAAAAGCAATTTTTTGTAGTGGCCATTAA